In a genomic window of Desulfovibrio inopinatus DSM 10711:
- a CDS encoding VPLPA-CTERM sorting domain-containing protein, which yields MMKKLFMCLSVVIVFFSLATSSYAYIEIDYDTGWSGSFYWRDLGQIDQIGSIPGGEIYWGIELDTASYIDFASAWDGYIPGDEFALYIDDSAVSWDTTYTEGKYFHGELSNVLLDEGTHTFTLYTTALAPGYEAGSAYAEFSGFTPASAPLPGAVWLMGSGLFGIGFLRRRVGKDC from the coding sequence ATGATGAAGAAATTATTCATGTGCTTGAGTGTCGTTATTGTATTTTTTTCTCTTGCGACATCAAGCTATGCATATATCGAAATTGATTATGATACGGGATGGTCCGGATCTTTTTATTGGAGAGACCTCGGCCAAATCGACCAGATCGGCAGTATTCCTGGAGGGGAAATATATTGGGGAATTGAATTGGATACAGCGTCCTATATTGACTTTGCGAGTGCATGGGATGGGTATATACCTGGAGATGAATTTGCTTTGTATATCGATGACTCGGCAGTCTCATGGGACACGACCTATACAGAAGGTAAGTACTTTCATGGGGAACTCTCCAATGTCCTCCTGGATGAAGGGACGCACACCTTTACACTCTATACAACGGCTTTAGCTCCTGGATATGAAGCTGGAAGCGCCTACGCTGAATTCTCAGGCTTTACCCCTGCCTCTGCTCCTCTTCCTGGAGCGGTTTGGCTGATGGGTTCAGGTCTCTTCGGAATCGGCTTTTTACGGAGACGAGTAGGGAAAGATTGCTAG
- a CDS encoding SPOR domain-containing protein — protein sequence MKTISVFHRIPLLFLLATVIFIAGCADWNNGFEEEILGRAPTPVDSPAPVRRASADTAKPALEASPAQGTPPELPSNSLMESGLTEKTINEATIEPMPVQTAPTPAQGQAIPLPVPPRPSAPVAPAPMQENAPIQVSEPAPVDSPREEPAVASPVVEPAPDTDVQRFRSIYQVSAFVHEDNAKSLRDMLSDRGHNATIEPSDVNGKTYYRVLVTLEGTTPEMLSELSEIGVTTPKLVTQTPLP from the coding sequence ATGAAGACGATTTCTGTTTTCCATCGTATTCCTCTTCTCTTCTTGCTCGCAACCGTAATCTTCATCGCAGGTTGCGCCGACTGGAATAACGGTTTTGAAGAGGAGATATTGGGACGAGCTCCAACTCCAGTGGACTCTCCCGCCCCTGTGCGTCGGGCCTCGGCCGATACAGCCAAACCGGCTCTAGAAGCCAGCCCGGCCCAGGGCACTCCTCCCGAATTGCCATCCAATTCGCTCATGGAATCTGGTTTAACAGAAAAAACCATCAATGAAGCGACAATCGAACCAATGCCCGTGCAAACCGCACCGACACCGGCTCAAGGTCAAGCCATTCCACTCCCCGTACCACCCCGCCCGTCTGCTCCTGTTGCTCCCGCACCGATGCAGGAGAACGCTCCAATCCAAGTTTCTGAACCTGCTCCGGTGGATAGTCCGAGAGAAGAACCAGCCGTAGCATCTCCTGTCGTTGAACCCGCTCCTGACACCGACGTACAACGATTTCGTTCCATATACCAAGTGAGTGCATTTGTTCATGAAGACAATGCAAAGAGCTTGAGAGATATGCTTTCCGACCGAGGGCACAACGCTACAATTGAGCCGTCTGATGTCAATGGAAAAACGTATTATCGCGTTCTCGTCACCCTTGAAGGAACAACACCGGAGATGCTGAGCGAACTGTCTGAAATTGGCGTAACAACGCCAAAACTTGTTACCCAGACGCCTCTTCCGTAA
- the hflC gene encoding protease modulator HflC, whose protein sequence is MSIFKSSSVLLLIVLAAIVLITQSVFTVDQTQRAIVLQLGKPVGGARGPGLHFKLPFVQNVIYMDSRILDYDAKAAEILTKDKKTMVVDNYARWQITKPLDFYTTLRTVSRAQARLEDIIYAELRVALGQFTLAQIVSSKRAEIMELVTEKSNAALTPFGIEIVDVRIKRTDLPPENQNAIFGRMRAERERQAKLYRSEGREEMAKIKSSADKERAVLLAEAGRKSEILRGEGDAQAAAIYAEAYNKDKEFYAFTKSLDAYKKSFRDNAKMVLTPSSEFFEYMH, encoded by the coding sequence ATGTCGATATTCAAATCCTCCTCTGTCCTGTTACTTATTGTACTTGCGGCAATTGTTCTCATTACGCAAAGTGTCTTTACCGTTGACCAGACTCAGCGCGCCATTGTCTTGCAGCTCGGCAAACCTGTTGGTGGAGCCCGTGGCCCGGGTTTACACTTCAAATTGCCTTTCGTTCAAAACGTCATCTACATGGACTCACGCATCCTTGACTATGACGCCAAGGCAGCAGAAATATTGACGAAAGATAAGAAAACCATGGTTGTCGACAATTATGCCAGATGGCAAATCACGAAGCCGCTCGACTTCTATACGACATTGCGCACAGTAAGCCGCGCTCAAGCCCGCCTTGAAGATATCATTTATGCGGAGCTCCGCGTTGCTCTGGGACAATTTACTTTAGCGCAGATTGTTTCGAGCAAACGCGCTGAAATAATGGAGCTTGTCACAGAAAAATCGAATGCCGCTCTGACTCCGTTCGGCATTGAAATTGTGGATGTTCGGATTAAACGCACCGATCTGCCCCCAGAAAACCAGAACGCGATTTTCGGACGTATGCGTGCCGAACGAGAGCGTCAAGCCAAACTTTATCGTTCGGAAGGACGAGAAGAAATGGCAAAAATCAAGTCCTCGGCAGACAAGGAACGGGCAGTACTCCTCGCCGAAGCCGGTCGGAAATCTGAAATCCTGCGTGGTGAGGGAGATGCCCAAGCCGCAGCCATATATGCCGAAGCATATAATAAGGACAAAGAATTCTATGCATTCACGAAAAGTCTGGATGCATACAAAAAGAGCTTCAGGGACAATGCCAAGATGGTTCTAACACCTTCAAGCGAATTCTTTGAATACATGCATTAA
- the hflK gene encoding FtsH protease activity modulator HflK: MNWDWDKLNEKRQRNAPPTPPDLNKIGDEFKKFKDIPGRFPGGAKLIVPVLILLWLLSGIYIVQPDEMGVVKRFGAFNRLTGPGPHYHIPFPVESVLTPTVSQVQRFEVGFRTIGGREGSSVSQFRPVPEESLMLTGDENIVDVQFIVQYQIKNPQDYLFRIAQQDETVKNAAEAAMREVIGNNKIDSVLTTGKLEIQNQTKKLLQSILDKYESGISVVAVQLQDVHPPREVVDAFKDVASAREDKIRYINEADAYLNDLIPKTRGQAEAMLNQARAYKEQKVRQSQGESARFLALLTEYEKAPEVTRKRLYLEAMEEILSNKGVEKTIISQDAASKTTPLLPLSTFSQTPTAGVQPQKGGQ; encoded by the coding sequence ATGAATTGGGACTGGGACAAACTGAACGAAAAGCGGCAAAGGAACGCGCCACCAACTCCGCCGGACTTGAACAAAATCGGCGATGAGTTCAAAAAATTCAAGGATATTCCTGGAAGATTTCCTGGTGGCGCGAAGCTCATTGTACCGGTACTCATCCTGCTTTGGCTCCTTAGCGGGATTTACATCGTACAACCGGACGAAATGGGCGTGGTAAAACGATTCGGTGCATTCAACCGGTTGACAGGGCCGGGTCCACATTACCATATCCCCTTCCCTGTGGAAAGCGTGCTGACACCGACGGTCTCTCAGGTGCAGCGCTTTGAGGTTGGGTTTCGCACCATTGGCGGACGCGAAGGATCAAGTGTGTCGCAATTTCGACCTGTGCCCGAAGAATCGCTCATGTTGACAGGCGATGAAAATATCGTCGACGTCCAATTTATTGTCCAATACCAGATCAAAAATCCGCAGGATTATTTGTTCCGCATCGCTCAACAGGACGAAACCGTGAAAAACGCGGCAGAAGCTGCCATGCGCGAAGTGATTGGCAATAACAAAATCGATTCTGTACTCACGACGGGAAAACTCGAAATTCAAAACCAGACCAAAAAACTCTTGCAATCGATTCTCGACAAGTACGAATCCGGTATTAGTGTTGTCGCGGTTCAGCTTCAAGATGTGCATCCGCCGCGAGAAGTCGTCGACGCGTTCAAAGATGTGGCAAGTGCCCGCGAGGACAAAATTCGTTATATTAACGAGGCCGATGCGTACTTGAACGACCTCATCCCGAAAACACGCGGACAAGCCGAAGCCATGCTCAACCAGGCTCGTGCATATAAAGAACAAAAAGTCCGCCAATCACAAGGTGAATCTGCACGCTTCTTGGCTCTTCTGACGGAGTACGAAAAAGCTCCGGAAGTCACGAGGAAACGTCTTTACCTTGAGGCTATGGAAGAAATCTTGAGCAACAAAGGTGTGGAAAAGACGATTATCAGCCAGGATGCAGCGAGCAAAACGACTCCTCTGCTTCCGCTGAGTACGTTCTCGCAGACCCCAACGGCCGGAGTTCAGCCTCAAAAAGGAGGACAGTAG
- a CDS encoding phosphomannomutase/phosphoglucomutase: MKTDLYSVFRAYDIRGKVDIDFDLDVVTRLGKAIGTYFCNHGVDRAVVGRDCRLSSPDYAACLVDGLRQCGVHVISLGLVPTPLLYFAVQYFGLKAGVMVTASHNPPQYNGFKIWFGHGTLHSDELSSIGDIMRKDRFTHGTGIVSTHDIRPAYLDVLQKNFGRFDRNGRPRVVLDGGNGAGGLVAAAALRQAGIDVTELYCQPDGRFPNHHPDPVVEANIGDLKKRVVSENAICGLGLDGDADRLGVVDENGAYVSCDRILAIYARELLATHPGSRIAADVKCSRLVFDDITRHGGEPLMTPSGHSFVKEHMRRTGAILGGELAGHFYFADRYFGFDDGIYAALRLVEILCAHPEKSLSGWLDDWPETWTTPEIRIPCPETKQHEIIEKARRFFQGHYDIVDIDGLRLEFFDGFALIRASNTQPEITMRFEAGTQERLHTIRKRVEEPLSEWLQSL; this comes from the coding sequence ATGAAAACCGACCTCTATTCCGTATTTCGAGCCTATGATATTCGCGGAAAAGTTGACATCGATTTTGATCTTGATGTGGTTACTCGCCTTGGAAAAGCCATAGGAACATATTTTTGTAATCATGGTGTAGACCGAGCTGTTGTCGGTCGCGATTGTCGTTTGAGCTCTCCGGATTATGCGGCTTGCCTGGTCGATGGGCTTCGGCAATGTGGTGTGCATGTCATTTCTCTTGGACTCGTTCCAACACCATTATTGTATTTTGCTGTACAATATTTCGGCCTGAAGGCGGGCGTCATGGTGACAGCCAGTCATAATCCGCCTCAATACAACGGATTTAAAATATGGTTCGGTCATGGCACGTTGCATTCCGATGAGTTGTCTTCCATCGGCGACATCATGCGTAAAGACCGATTCACCCACGGTACCGGTATCGTGAGCACACATGATATTCGTCCTGCTTACCTTGATGTTTTACAAAAAAATTTTGGTCGCTTCGACCGTAATGGAAGACCTCGCGTTGTGCTTGATGGAGGGAATGGAGCCGGAGGACTTGTGGCTGCAGCAGCCTTACGACAGGCAGGAATTGATGTCACTGAGCTATACTGTCAGCCGGACGGTCGATTCCCGAACCATCACCCTGACCCTGTTGTAGAAGCAAATATCGGAGACCTCAAAAAACGTGTTGTTTCCGAGAACGCAATATGTGGTCTTGGCCTTGACGGTGATGCCGATCGATTGGGCGTCGTGGATGAAAATGGAGCGTATGTTTCATGTGATCGTATTCTTGCCATATACGCACGGGAATTGCTTGCAACACATCCGGGAAGCCGAATTGCTGCCGATGTGAAGTGTAGTCGTCTTGTTTTCGACGATATCACACGGCACGGAGGAGAACCCCTGATGACTCCGTCAGGGCATTCTTTCGTAAAAGAACATATGCGTCGAACCGGGGCGATTCTTGGCGGCGAACTTGCCGGACATTTTTATTTTGCCGATCGCTATTTCGGGTTTGATGACGGCATATACGCTGCACTTCGCCTTGTTGAAATTCTCTGTGCGCATCCGGAAAAATCATTGTCCGGTTGGCTCGATGATTGGCCTGAAACATGGACGACACCTGAAATACGAATACCGTGTCCGGAGACAAAACAGCATGAGATTATCGAAAAGGCCCGACGGTTCTTTCAAGGCCATTATGATATCGTCGACATTGATGGCCTGCGACTTGAGTTTTTCGATGGATTTGCACTCATACGTGCTTCGAATACACAACCTGAAATAACAATGCGGTTTGAAGCCGGAACGCAAGAACGGTTACACACCATACGAAAGCGTGTTGAGGAGCCTTTGTCGGAGTGGCTTCAAAGTCTGTAA
- a CDS encoding efflux RND transporter periplasmic adaptor subunit, which produces MRKRKWMLMSIIIIGIAGIAYWSLRSGVQPIRVLETAEVRRGNIRKVLEATGIVQAQVGAIVKIGARATGSIDEMRVKVGDPVQKGEVIALIDDREQLAQLDVSKARLESAKAEQGRVETVYPKRIAEAEAQLRLAEAEEEYARLTLKRQAQLYAKKLVAKDVYDAASRDALVKASQVSARRASAELLKTEFEKERIKAKRNVDEARATLSTRNTQLSYTRIVSPIEGVVSQVTIQEGETVVAGLQVANLITVIDPTKLEMWIYVDETDVGQVKPGQAVEFQVDAYPDTVFQGAVELIYPQPEIRDNIVYYKALVPVSIEQAERLRPEMTTQCRIVVQQLDDVLVIPNTALKWVQGTQVVYGVNNDGSVVQLHPELGLAGLRETEVVSGLEEGQTVAVQVVLPAKQGKK; this is translated from the coding sequence ATGCGGAAAAGAAAATGGATGCTCATGTCCATTATCATTATTGGTATTGCTGGCATTGCGTATTGGTCATTGCGATCTGGTGTGCAACCGATTCGCGTTCTTGAGACAGCTGAAGTGCGGCGCGGCAATATTCGAAAAGTATTGGAAGCGACAGGCATTGTGCAGGCCCAAGTTGGTGCGATTGTCAAAATCGGGGCAAGAGCAACAGGCTCTATCGATGAAATGCGTGTCAAAGTGGGAGATCCGGTTCAAAAAGGCGAAGTCATCGCCTTGATCGATGATCGGGAACAGCTTGCCCAACTTGATGTGTCTAAGGCTCGTCTTGAAAGCGCCAAAGCAGAACAAGGTCGCGTCGAGACAGTTTATCCCAAGCGCATTGCAGAAGCTGAAGCACAGTTGCGTCTGGCCGAAGCGGAGGAAGAATATGCTCGGCTCACCCTGAAACGGCAAGCTCAACTGTATGCGAAGAAACTTGTTGCAAAAGATGTTTATGATGCGGCCTCACGCGATGCGTTGGTGAAAGCGAGTCAAGTGAGCGCTCGACGAGCCAGCGCTGAATTGTTGAAAACTGAATTTGAAAAAGAACGTATCAAAGCGAAACGAAATGTCGACGAAGCCCGTGCCACTTTGTCCACACGTAACACGCAACTTTCGTATACCCGCATTGTCAGTCCGATTGAAGGAGTGGTCAGTCAGGTAACGATTCAAGAAGGCGAAACCGTTGTTGCCGGACTGCAGGTCGCGAACCTTATTACCGTTATTGATCCAACAAAGCTGGAAATGTGGATTTATGTCGATGAAACCGATGTCGGACAGGTGAAACCGGGACAAGCTGTAGAGTTTCAGGTGGATGCATATCCGGACACCGTTTTTCAAGGGGCTGTCGAGCTGATTTATCCTCAGCCAGAAATTCGTGATAATATCGTCTATTACAAAGCATTGGTTCCCGTGAGCATAGAGCAGGCTGAAAGGCTGCGTCCGGAAATGACGACACAGTGTCGTATCGTCGTTCAGCAGCTCGACGACGTGCTTGTTATCCCGAATACAGCATTGAAGTGGGTTCAGGGCACGCAGGTAGTCTATGGTGTCAATAACGATGGCAGCGTTGTTCAACTTCATCCCGAGCTTGGTTTAGCTGGATTGCGGGAAACCGAAGTTGTTTCTGGTCTTGAAGAAGGACAAACTGTGGCTGTTCAGGTCGTCTTGCCGGCAAAACAAGGAAAAAAATAA
- a CDS encoding ABC transporter ATP-binding protein — translation MALSYSGQDNALVSMKDIEKVYFRGDLQLPVLKGVNLELQRGEFVALQGPSGSGKSTVLHIMGLLDRPTAGQYFLAGHDVSALHDDDASRLRGRMLGFVFQSFYLIPYATALDNVLLPGLYAETDQDILNERARQLLADVGLADHFSSKPSQLSGGQQQRVALARALVNDPELILADEPTGQLDSVTSREIMSILQEINQIGKTIVVVTHDEATAAYASRRIFVRDGQVSEVGPE, via the coding sequence ATGGCGCTGTCATATTCCGGGCAGGACAATGCGCTTGTTTCCATGAAGGACATCGAAAAGGTGTATTTTCGTGGTGATCTTCAGTTACCTGTCTTGAAAGGCGTCAATTTGGAATTGCAACGGGGCGAATTCGTTGCGTTGCAGGGCCCATCCGGTTCGGGGAAGTCCACAGTGCTCCATATTATGGGGCTGCTCGACCGACCGACAGCAGGACAATATTTTCTTGCTGGCCATGATGTCTCGGCATTGCATGATGATGATGCTTCCCGTTTACGTGGCCGGATGCTCGGGTTTGTCTTTCAAAGTTTCTATCTTATTCCGTATGCAACGGCTTTGGATAATGTGTTGCTCCCTGGACTCTATGCTGAAACAGACCAAGATATCTTAAACGAACGGGCTCGCCAGTTACTCGCCGATGTCGGGCTTGCCGATCATTTTTCCAGCAAACCTTCACAATTGTCAGGAGGACAGCAGCAGCGTGTCGCCTTAGCTCGCGCTTTAGTCAACGATCCCGAATTGATTCTTGCGGATGAACCGACAGGGCAACTCGACTCCGTCACCAGTCGAGAAATCATGTCGATTCTTCAGGAAATTAATCAAATTGGTAAAACCATCGTTGTCGTTACACACGATGAAGCAACAGCGGCCTATGCCTCGCGTCGTATTTTTGTCCGCGACGGTCAAGTCAGTGAGGTTGGGCCTGAATGA
- a CDS encoding ABC transporter permease has product MSLFSHALLSLRLVGRIQMSALAAVKAFILRGIFVVSAVALGIAALTVIVAAVDGGRKKALEIVDWFGPDAAFVLGGDIRNRPVGQRVLTLSWADAERIAQSLPGAYKVLPMRAKFGLRVKAGNTSADLPTLVGATENYGSAWNWPLVEGRDLTREDVERGAKVALIGDETARNIFGQTSPIGQIVRVGDLAVRIVGRLAYRGVSGGGGGQSVDDRMVIPLTTLTQRFNMDRQYFRALRVKFYDPSRMADHVENLRALLRHNHHLQDGEDDDFTILTAQEILKFLTMFTGGLVVFLGITATVAIFVGGFVLANLMYLSVSERKQEIGLRKAVGATRFAITIQFLSEAVYLTLLGSFCGIGLGIAIAELLTRTGQIEIVLSTKIFVLSTLSSVLIAIAFGLKPARQAAAMNPIEALRGGGD; this is encoded by the coding sequence ATGAGTCTGTTTTCCCACGCATTATTGAGTCTGCGCCTTGTCGGCCGCATCCAAATGTCGGCGCTGGCTGCGGTCAAAGCATTTATTCTGCGTGGGATATTCGTTGTTTCGGCTGTAGCTCTTGGCATTGCTGCATTGACGGTCATTGTGGCTGCTGTAGATGGTGGACGAAAAAAAGCACTGGAAATCGTGGATTGGTTTGGCCCGGATGCGGCTTTTGTTTTGGGTGGAGATATTCGAAATCGTCCCGTTGGGCAGCGCGTGCTCACGTTAAGTTGGGCTGATGCCGAACGTATCGCCCAGTCGTTACCGGGGGCGTATAAAGTCCTACCCATGCGGGCTAAATTTGGATTACGTGTCAAGGCGGGCAATACTTCCGCGGATCTCCCTACTCTGGTTGGAGCAACGGAAAATTATGGATCGGCCTGGAACTGGCCATTGGTTGAAGGACGAGATTTGACCCGCGAGGATGTTGAACGCGGGGCCAAAGTTGCATTAATCGGTGACGAGACGGCACGCAATATATTTGGCCAGACGTCGCCTATCGGTCAAATCGTTCGAGTTGGCGACCTGGCTGTCCGCATAGTCGGAAGACTGGCCTATCGTGGTGTTTCCGGTGGTGGCGGAGGGCAATCCGTCGATGATCGCATGGTTATTCCTCTCACGACTCTGACACAACGGTTTAATATGGATCGACAGTATTTCCGGGCACTACGCGTCAAATTTTATGATCCGTCCCGTATGGCGGATCATGTAGAAAACTTGCGCGCTCTGCTGCGGCATAACCACCATTTGCAGGATGGGGAGGATGACGACTTTACGATTCTGACTGCACAGGAGATATTGAAGTTTTTGACGATGTTTACCGGCGGGCTCGTGGTGTTTCTTGGCATCACGGCGACCGTCGCCATTTTTGTGGGGGGATTTGTGTTGGCCAACCTCATGTATCTCAGTGTGAGTGAACGCAAGCAGGAAATAGGTTTGCGCAAAGCGGTCGGCGCGACGAGGTTTGCCATTACCATACAGTTTTTGAGCGAAGCGGTGTATTTGACTCTTTTGGGTTCCTTCTGTGGAATTGGACTCGGGATTGCCATTGCTGAGCTATTGACGCGTACGGGCCAAATAGAGATCGTTCTTTCAACAAAAATTTTTGTGCTCTCTACGCTTTCTTCCGTACTTATTGCTATCGCATTCGGTCTCAAACCTGCCCGGCAAGCCGCTGCCATGAACCCTATAGAGGCGTTACGCGGTGGGGGAGACTAG
- the cbiD gene encoding cobalt-precorrin-5B (C(1))-methyltransferase CbiD, with amino-acid sequence MKYNSSTLRQGFTTGSAAAAAAKAAIIHLVFGHSCTSVNIPVPPGAPLDDTTRLDIPLARVWAISQEESAALVIKDGGDDPDATHRARISCRASRINHTQPCDIIVEGGRGVGRVTLPGLPVPVGHAAINPAPLAQIKRAVAEVSPTLPGLRLVIEVEDGETIAQKTLNPRLGIVGGISILGTSGIVVPYSSEAWKAAIDESLSVARAQGITTIFLTTGRKSERFLRNRNPHAPAIAYVHMADYVGHTVSAVTRAGFHDMVFGLFFGKLVKISQQYAHTHAHVSHIDFSAIAKTALQCGIPEEITRRIETAVTARHVLELVAGCAEASHFIDTIGQSALAFLTTLSPLPKRLHVFDFDGTILWESDAVPKEHTINV; translated from the coding sequence ATGAAATATAATTCGTCCACTTTGCGCCAAGGCTTCACGACAGGATCGGCGGCTGCAGCTGCGGCCAAAGCCGCCATCATACACCTTGTCTTTGGTCACTCCTGCACATCCGTCAATATACCGGTTCCACCGGGAGCACCTCTGGACGATACAACGAGACTCGACATCCCCCTTGCACGTGTCTGGGCCATCAGCCAGGAAGAAAGTGCCGCATTGGTCATCAAAGATGGAGGCGATGACCCGGATGCAACACACCGGGCACGGATATCCTGTCGAGCCAGTCGCATAAACCATACTCAACCCTGCGATATCATTGTCGAAGGTGGTCGTGGAGTCGGTCGTGTCACGTTACCCGGCCTCCCTGTTCCTGTCGGGCACGCCGCGATTAACCCTGCGCCGTTGGCACAAATCAAACGTGCTGTTGCCGAAGTGAGCCCCACACTGCCAGGCTTGCGTCTTGTCATTGAAGTTGAAGATGGTGAAACGATTGCTCAAAAGACCTTAAATCCTCGGCTAGGCATCGTGGGAGGGATTTCTATTCTCGGAACATCAGGTATTGTCGTGCCGTACAGTAGCGAAGCCTGGAAAGCCGCCATTGACGAAAGTCTATCCGTTGCTCGAGCTCAAGGCATCACCACTATCTTTCTCACCACAGGCCGAAAATCCGAACGATTCCTCAGAAATCGCAACCCTCACGCTCCCGCCATTGCGTACGTCCATATGGCCGACTATGTTGGACATACCGTCTCTGCTGTGACTCGCGCAGGTTTTCATGACATGGTCTTCGGTCTGTTTTTTGGCAAGCTCGTCAAAATCAGTCAACAATACGCTCATACACATGCACACGTCTCTCATATTGACTTCTCTGCCATAGCGAAGACCGCTCTACAGTGTGGAATTCCTGAAGAAATAACCCGACGCATTGAAACTGCTGTTACGGCACGCCATGTGCTGGAACTCGTTGCAGGTTGCGCTGAAGCATCTCATTTCATCGATACCATAGGTCAGTCCGCGCTGGCATTTCTTACGACGCTCTCTCCCCTTCCGAAACGGCTTCACGTCTTTGATTTCGACGGTACTATTCTGTGGGAAAGCGACGCCGTACCAAAGGAGCATACAATAAACGTTTGA